From the genome of Nicotiana tabacum cultivar K326 chromosome 17, ASM71507v2, whole genome shotgun sequence:
ATGCATGGTGGGAATCACGAAGGAAGACCCTCGAGGGAGTCCATGCCCAGAATTTTGACATATTGAACGAAATTGAGAACGCCAAGACATGCGAAGCTAATACTCGAAGGCTAGCCTTTCCCGAGGAGGATTCCGATGCATCTGAAGAATTGGGCGAGTCCGGTGGCGAAGGAGACTCTGAAGGCGATGATGCAACCCCTGTGAAGATTAGGTtgttatttttgtattgtttcttttgttgagGTAATTTGGCCTTTTGTATATGACTTGTAACGGGGCTATTTAGCCTTTGTAAAAACTTTGATATATACATAAGGTCTTTTTCATAGCTTTCAAATTTGTTCCTTGCTTTATTATCTATTTTCAAAGGTCGggatgccttagcatgaaataaatAGGTTGTGTTTGAAGGTTTAAACAAACCTTGCCTTTATCACCTTTTTGGGTTAAGGACAAATaggcttcatgccctcgagtttctTTAACTCGATTTAGTCTTAAAAAtcaggcaatgccaaataagcttcatgccctcaagttttattaactcggactgccTTAGCTTTTAAaatcgggaaatgccaaataagctttatgccctcgagttttattaactcggaactGCTTTAGCCGTTGAgtttaggcatgacaaataagctttatgccctcaagttttattaactcagaacGGCCTTAGCCGTTGAGTTTGggcatgccaaataagctttatgcccttgagttttattaactcggaatgacctTAGTCGTTGAGTTCGAGCATGCCAAATAAGttttatgccctcgagttttattaactcgaaaCGGTCTTAGCCGTTGAGTTCGTGCATGCCAAACAAGTTTTATACCTTTGAGTTTTATTAATTCGGAACGGCCTTAGCCGTTCGGGCATGCCAAATAAGATTTattccctcgagttttattaactcggaacggCCTTAGCCATTGAGTTCGGGCATGCCAAATAAGTTTTATTCCTtcaagttttattaactcgaaaCGGCCTTAGCCGTTGAGTTCGggcatgccaaataagctttatgtcctcgagttttattaactcggaacggCCTTAGCCGTTGAGTTCGGGCATGCCAAATAAACTTTATGCCcacgagttttattaactcggaacggTCTTAGTCATTGAGTTTGggcatgccaaataagctttattccctcgagttttattaactcggaatggccttagccttttaagtTAGGCAATGCCCACAGTCCCCGAGTGCAGTGAATGTTCAAACTCGGATTAAGATGGCCCTTTGTCTCGGTACAATTTATGGGATCATGTGTAGGAAATTCCTTAAACAATGCAAGTGACGTTTTTGAAGACGAGATATTTATCTGTAAAGAAAAGTCTCCTTTTTTATTCCTATGCATAATAGTCGTACATGTATACACGTTTTGTGACTGGGCTCGAGTGATTTGAGCGGGCACAGcttatttgaccgtttggcccttacaataaatctcGTTGATCGAAGCCCTTCAATCACGAAGTCGAATAATCGATACCCAAGGATAtttccccccagtgttcgaggttgaccGGTGAAAGGCCTCGAATGCTGTCGTGATCACTCTAAGTTAACACGATTTacttgttgccttgttaaaaaccttgccgaaaaaacccatttgggacaaaaccagtccaagggaaaaagagtgcaacgcgtgctttcaggcctaggATCTCGTATCATCCTTTATaagttgcctgcaagtgttaatttgaaatgtaaaaaagaaaaatagaagaaagaattgggaTCGTACattagcaataatatcgttttAAGTGAGATATATTTCAGTTGTTTGGTAATTTCTCGTCGTTCATTGTttcgagcttgtaggatccttttctaGTGATCCCGATAATTTGTTATAGTTCTTCCCAATTTGGCTCCaatttcccttcgttcgggtttcgGGTGTTCGGTGTAACTTTTCTTAATACTAAGTCCCCAGTATTGAAATATTGAAGGTTGGCTATTCGGTTATAATATCTCTCaatccgctatttttgggcggccaaacAGACAAGGGCGGCTTCGCGCCTCTCATctaatagttccaggctcgtacTCAAAGCCTTATCATTTGATTCCCTTGTTGCATGTCAGAATCTAATACTTGGCTCCCCGACCTCGACCGGTATTAAAGCTTCGGTTCCGTAAACTAAAGAGAAtagggtggccccggtactggatttcgaGGTTGTGCGTTATGACCATAGGACCTCAGGTAGCatctccttccattttccttttgcgtcggttaacctcttttaaggctttggagtatggttttgttggtagactcagcttgtccattcccactagggtgatagggagtagataatatccttcttattttatGGTCTTTGAGAAACTTACTTACTTTGCTGTCAATAAATTATTTCCCGTTGTCACATACAATTTCGGCCGGTATCCCGAATCGGTATacgatgtggtcccagataaaaTCAATGACTTATTTTTCCCAGATCTTTTCATATGCatgtgcttccacccacttagagaaataatcagtcataaataaaataaactaagccttaccgggtgcccgaGAGaaggggccgacgatgtccatcccccatttcatgaacggacATGGTGACGAGACCGAATGTAATGGCTCTCCTACCCGATGAATCATCGGGGCATTCCTTTGGCATCCAttacattttcgaacgaactcctttgcatctttttccatgtcgatccagtagtaaccgactctgattatttttcgaaccaaTGATTTGGCGCCCGGGTGATTTTTTACAGGTACCTTCATGGATTTCCCTCAAAACGTATTCGGTATCCCCTGGTCCTAAACATATTACCATCGGTCCATAAAACTTTCTTCTGACTAAGGTTCCATCCTCGGATAAACTAAACCGGGCTGCCTTGATACGCagagccctcgattcttttgggcCCGAGGGTAGTTTTTCGGTCCTGATATATTCTACGTATTTgttcctccagtcccaagttaggctcgtcgAGTTGatttcggcatgaccttcttccactaccgatctcataagttgtacgaccTCTCCTGATTTAACCTCGTCttcctcgaccgacgatcccaagttagcgagggcatcggcttcgctgttttgatcccgaggtataTGTTGCAAAGTCCACTCTTTGAACTGATGTAACGTCACATGTAACTTGTCTAAGTATCTCTGCATTCGCTCTTCTCTGACCTCAAATATttcgttaacttggtttaccacaagaagggagtcgcacttggcttcgatcacctatgctcccaagcttttggctaacTCAAGGCCtccaatcatggcctcatattcggcctcgttattagtcaatttcacagtcttaatagattgtctaattatattACCTGTTGATGGCTTTAGTACGATACCAAGTCCGGACCCTTTGGCATTCCAGGACCcgtctgtaaagagggtccagattcccaaaGGTGTCCCTAAGTTAatcaataactctctttcgacctcgggtatcaGGGCCGGTGTAAAATCGTCCACAAAATATGCCAATATTTGGGACTTATTAGCGGTCCAAggttgatattcaatatcgtacccacttacttctacgacccatttggccaatcggcccgagagttcgggtttatACATAACGTTCCTTAACGGGTAAGTAGTTACGatacatatggggtgacattggaagtatgaTTTTAGCTTCCTCATGGCAcatagcaaagcgagcgccaatatTTTCAGGTGggggtatctagtttcggcctcacccaaGGTCCAGCCAACATAATAAATCAaaaattgcgtacctcgttcttcccagactaggactccacttaccgttaTATATCATATTGCCAAAtacaagtatagttgttcgtctgtcTTTAGTGTGTGAAGCACCGATGGGCTCGATAAGTATCTTTTGAGATCCTCTAGAGCTTGTTGACATTCcagggtccatgagaagttatttttcttcttcaacaaCGAGAAAGATTGAtgactcttatcggaggacctcgagatgaatcgccccagggcggaaatgcgcccggttagcctttgcacgaccttcacgTGGTCCACTACCATGATATCTTCAAtaactttgattttatcggggttgatttcgattccccgattggataccatgaatccgagaaattTATCTGACCCGATTCCAAACGCGCATTTTTTcggattcagcttcatgttgtacttcttcaatatactgaatgtttcttgcaaatattttaaatgttcctctgctcgcagggatttaatcaacatatcatcaatgtaaactttcatcgattttcctatttgttcttcgaacatccgatttactaggaaTTGGTATGTGGTACCGattttttttaatccaaacgacattacattataacagtatgtgTCATTTCTAttgatgaaggaggtttttttcctgatcacccgggcccatccgtatttggttgtatccgaaataggcatcgagaaaattgaggatctcgtggacggccatggcatcgatcatacgatcgatgttgggcaaatgaaaagagtctttggggaaccaattcgggtatttaacctctcgaatggaccctatttttaggagtttagattcctcgtccttgatgaaagcatgtttgacctcggactggggcctcctcttctgcttcaCCGAACTAATTTCCGGGTCCATGCTTAGTctgtgagtggttatttctggtgggatccctgtcatatcaagataagaccaagaaaaacaatctatgttaactataagaaattgaataaatttttttctgagctcgggagttaattccgtgcccaggtatactttCCGATCGGGCAAATGCTCTATTAATACAacctgctccagctcttcgactgttgATTTGGTTGCGTCAGAATCGTCGGGGATTATAAAAGATCGAGGAACCCCGTAATCATTGTCTTCGTAAGTCTTTTGCTTATCTAATCGAATCATCACCGGAATCGATAATTGCTATTTGGCTTTTGGATCGGTGCCAGAATTTGGTTCCTTTGGTGTTGTGAGCGTTGATATCATAATTACTTCTTCGATAGCAAACATCTCTTTAGCGGCTGGTTGTTCCCCGTATATTGTCTTGATCCCCCCTGGGACTGGGAATTTTAACACTTAGTGAAGAGTTGAGGGTACTACTCTCATATGGttgatccatggccttccgagaagggtgttgtacctcatatccccttcgattaCATAAACCTTGGTCTCCCGTACGATTTCGGCGGTGTTGACCGGTAACGTTATCtaccctttggtggtttcacatgccatgttgaatccgtttaggacTCGGACTATTGGCACGATCAtgtcctgtagaccgagttgttCTACGGCCTTCGATTGAataatgttggctgagctactCAAATCAATTAACATACATTTGATTCtagttttatttacgagtacagatattaccagtgcatcattgtgagttTGTATGATCCCTTTTGCGTCCTCGTCGCTGAAGGATAAGGCTCATTCAGGTATGTAGTCTCGAGTTTGTTTCTCCCTGGTGACGGAGATTCTAGTGCATTTCAACATTGGCCCTTGTGGGATGtcgactccaccgatgatcatatttaTGACGTGTCGAGGTTCGATATCTTCTTGTCCTGTCGGTTTGTTAGAATCCCTGTTTCtaaagtggttcttggctcgatcgctcaaaattctcgaaggtgtccATTGTTGAATAAACGGTCTACTTCTTCCCTTAACTGTCAACAATATTTCGTTCTATGatcgtgagtgccatgatatttgaaTCCCTTTGAGCTGGATCGGATTGTAGAGGTCAAGGCCATTTGGTATCACTGATACGCCCTATAGCGGATAAGATGGTGGCAGCATCGACATTAAAGTTGTACTTAGATAGCCttggtgcttctttaggcccgatggTCCTGTCGAAGCCATTTTTGGTCATGAGCCCCCGATTTCTtcgacctcgatcacttctcctgtCGTTCCCCACGGGGTTCCACCCCGACCCACTGCTCCTTCGATCTCCATTATAGGACCGATATTGATCCCCGTTTGATCCTGGTTCATAATCGATGTCCCTCTTGGTCTATCGAGAGTCCTGACGGGTTATATAAACTTCGAAGGTGCCtcgagttgatcatcttcgactttAATTTTTGATTGATGCCAATTGTGTACATCGGTCCATGTAACGGCTGGGTATTCTATCAGGATTTGATTTAATTGTTACGAAGCCACCGAGATTCTAGTATTGATTCCCTGACTGAAATCCTGAGCAGCCCAATTGTCAGCGACCGacggcagatccattcgttccatttgaaaacgtgacacaaactctctgagcatctcgttctCCTTCTATTTGAGTTTGAAAATGTCTGATTTTCTGGTTTTGACCTTGATGGCatcggcatgtgcttttacgaaagagtatacaagcatagcaaatgagtaaATAGAATTAGAAGGTAAGTCGTGATACCATATCTTGGTTCCCTTCAGCAGGGTCTCCCCAAATGTTTCCAGCAAAACAGATTCGATTTCGTCGTCTtctaagtcgttccctttgatggcacatgtataagaggtTACATGATCGTTCAGATCGGTCGTTCCATTGTACTTAGGTATTTTGGGCATACAAAATTTCTTTGGGATCGGTGTTGGGGTCGCGCTTGGGGGAAAAGatttttgtacgaacttcttggaatccagtcccttcaatatcgggggcgctcctgggatttgatctacCCTGGAATTATAAGTTTCGACCCTTTTATCGTTCGCTTCGATCCTCTTTTTCCCTGACTCTATCCgctttgtcagctcctcgagcatttttataatttcggGGTTAGTCCCTGATTCTTGTTCATTCAAACTTACCACGTCCAATTCCGTTCTGcgggtgacttcttggggtggatCGGGTTCAACCATGCTTGGTGCCTGGGTTTGTctttgcaactgagctatcgccacTTGTTGAGCTTGTAGCATTTCAAAGATCATGCGTAGACTAATCCCGTCTTCTTCAATGTTCTGTGTGTTTCGAGCTGCAGATCGGGCTTCACCACATATGCTATTTTTAGGGTCGGTCCGCAAGTTCGCGTCAATGTCCACATGTGAATTTACATCGATTGGATCTGCAGTCTGAATCCCAACGACATCAGTGGGTGGCCCTGTATTAGTGGGCACCATGTTGTTATTCTCACCTTGATGGCCAGCCTCGTTGTCGATATGTAGAGGTGCCAGTTGAGAGTTTGTCATTTTCAGCTTGAgatcaaagatacttcaaagagcaagtgtaaagtagTATGTGTTAcgaagatttgtatcaaataaccactattatccttggcccccacggtgggcgccaaactgtttacccaaaaaatcggataacaatcaaatttatacgtggttttaaggatacgtgatctaaTTTGATACAAAGCGAGAAATCAGATTTAATATGAAAGAATaagtagaaaaataaatacaaaccatGCAGATTGAACAACTTAAGCCTCCCAAGGTTAATTTTCTTCGAATTTAGATGTGATATTATTGAAGCCAGAATAATATGAACAAAGCTGAAAAAAGATAGTATGTTGTTCTTTTAAGTATGTTACAATGTGTCCCCTAATTGACTCCATCTTTTAAGTATGTTACAATGTGTCCCCTAATTTAGTCCATTCCCTTTTTATATATACAGGGATATGAAACCTTTAAGATATTATTTTATAGGAAATTATGTAGACCGTTGGCTCCCTTTTTGACTTAATCCCGTAATTTTCGCCATAATGATTGGTCACTGGCGAGAATCACGGATACTTGTCGTGTGAGTTGACAAATCTTTTCTTCTAGGTCGTTAGAAGCGGGGTCGGTCGTACCCTAATAAATTCGAGGGCAAATCAGATGATCTTATTCGAACTTCAATCCTCAATATCGAGCTCAGTCATATTTGTAACTTCGATCTCTTACGCAGGTGTCGAGCCTTGACCTATTGTTCCAGATGCCTCAATCAAGCATAGAGCTCGGTTCTACCCGTATACAAGTGTAATAGATTAATTGAAGAGGGAAAAACGTCTTTTATATGGCACAGTGTGGATGAGATAATAAGGAAGTTTAGTCGACACTCGACACAGCACATCCACCTCAAGTTGGAGATTTGATTTACTGCTCCATAACATATGAGGAGAGTAAACTAGTAACAAAACGAAAACAAAAAGGTTTGCGACAGTCCTCTAGTTTGTTACTTCCTCCGGTCAACAATAACTggctattttatatttttaattttatccaAAATAAGTATtcatttacataatcaagaaggaattaattttatttttgcaaaatttgcccttatttacatattcGAATGTGTCAAGGTAATAATTATTTAAGGTTAATTTAGTTAATATTTCTTTTTCTCTAGAAGTTCGTATTTCCTTCATGAGTGTGCCAAAGGTAaaatggtcacttattgtgaatcGGAAGGAGTAATACactaaaaaatactaaataaaattatttatttatttttgaaaagcaacaatgttttaacttttaaccagCTAGATCAAGAAGCTTTCATGCTGAAATTTTAGGCTTTGGTATTTTTCTATAAACACCAAATGGCATATCAAATaccaatatttttttaaatgctTATATAAAAAATATCGTACCAAATATCATACTGAAAtcgaaatataaaaaaattataatttttatttcagtatttaccaaattatgtaCGGCCTTATGCGCAATCGTACTAAAATCTACCAAAGTCTCTACTCTCCATGTCTCCCATGTACCCAACTCTTCCCTGAatttgacaaaataagctagGAAAAAAGATGATTACAAAATTGACAATTCGTAATGGATGGAGCCAACCAAGCCAAAAGAAGTGTTCCAAGATTTCCATCCACCGAATGGTATTTCAATAAAATCTGGCAAAAGTAGTGACAACGTAATTTAGAAGTTGACCATCATTTTCTCGCTTGTATCTTCTACTTGGATTCTCTTCCACAGCTATACGCCGATGAGCATGAccttttggttttatatttaattatataattttttacCAGTAAAatgatagagttaaatttatatgtgatttctagataagtgaattaattcgatcctgaaataatacaagaattaaagaaatatgcaatacttagccttgaaatgaaGACGAAATAGCAGAAACAGTAATTCCGGAGCAAGGCTTCCGGGCACAATAGTAATGAAATCAAAAAGTAAGTAGGTAAAGTTGTATAAAGCTTTGAATAGATTATAGCTTCAGTTTGACATAAAATTCGTGTCATTTACAATGATAACATAGCTCATTATTTATAGTTGCACATAGGGAACAatgtcctaggatcatgcccttctttaatgtccaTTATGAGGGATTGAGGGTCATTGAAGAATATGTAACAGTGAACATAAATGACAAATTCTTTATAACGGACAGTGAACTAAATGATAtaaaatattcttcattaaatgctacGGGTGTCAGGTATTTATTGCATCTTTATGACCATCATTCTTTCCGGTAACAAATGAAACAGTTGTCTTCGATTTTAGTTACCCTCTGCCTCCGGCTCCACGTGTCACTCTCTTATGCAATTATTTAACATAGCATATTTCACCCTATACAATAATATTCTAAACTCACCTGTTCGATTAATTTAACTTTACATTGTGTTCCGTTAACACATACTTTAATAGACACAAAAACATATAGCTTTTCTTCAATGGAAACCCacatatgaattaaactttttgTTCTGACCACTCCTTTGCCCTCCTTCCGCAGATAAAATGATTTTCGGCTTTCATTAGAGTTTTACTCGTTTTGGAAATCTGCTATGCATTCTtccacccccacccccccccccaaaccccccaCCCTTCTTTATTAAAGAGTTTGGGAGAAGAAGGTAACCCAAATAAGTCGGCACTCGTTCGAATGTCACTAAGTTCGAGCTATTCTTTTATTTATTGCACCATCAACGCTTCCTTTATTTTCTAGGAGCTTATTATATTTACACAATGAATATTGCCAGTTCGCTTTTCATTAAAATTCATAGAGTAACATCAATTGAATCGTAGAAAATAACCGTTGATATCATTCTAGTTAAGACTCCCGAATCAAATCCCCACCTAATTATTACACAAGTTGACTGGTAGAGTACGCAACACTTCATACCTATTACGTAAAGTTCTGTTTGATCATAATTAAATGGTTTTCTATAAGTGGAGGGTTAATAATAACCTTCAATAATTTATCATCAAAGTGAGCAGACAAAACCTACATTAGTTATATTCCGACTATTATTGCATGGATTTTGCCATTAAATATAGTATGGATTTCCATAAATGCATAAATATACGACTCCCGATACCAACCAAATTCCCCTACCACCAAGCCGCTTTATAAGGTTTTTCTACTCCACAACTTCCTCTACAATTATCACTTCTGATGAGTAAACCATAATTGGCCCTAGAGATTCCCAAAAAATTCATAAAAGAATCAGAAAATCTTCCATTCACATCCTTTTACATTTTTGCAGTCAACAGAGACTCCATACCTTTGCAACAAAAGGAAGCTTATTTTTTATTGTCACTTGATAAGGTTTCTGTCCTACTAGTATTAGTTATTATTTCAATGTATGTTCATCTATATATGAACTCTTTTACTTTTACTATTTCAGTCTTCTTCATCCTAACCAGTTGATATAAGGTCTTTTCCACACCTTGTTATTGcttttttaatgaatttcaaattCATTGTGAGATTTCTGTTTACACTGAATTATACTATCAAAGATTGATGTATGATAGTTTGTGCAATTGCAGTATTTGGTGTTGGAATTTGATCAACAAAGAAGCAGCCATGACTACTGCTATTTCAAGCAGAAGTCCAAATCCCACTAGGCTTGAGGTTTGTTTCAGACTGTCATTTCTGTTACTTTATATATCGTGTTGTGGTTGTTAATTGTTATGGTAAAAGTGGTAGAGTTACTTTAAAATATGGTGTAGTTGAGATATAAATGTATGTGAATTTTTCAGGGGAAATTTATGGGTATGCTTGTTTGTTGGATTCTGGGACTTGGTTCACTTGTTGCTTGGAATAGTCTGCTGAGCATTGGTGATTACTACTATGCACTGTATCCAGTGAGTCTAAGTTGAAATGATGCAAACAAATCACCtggattttttgaatttttgaatgtCTACTGACTGGTTTTATTTTGTCTATGTATTTGAAGAATTATCATCCTTCAAGGGTTCTCACCCTAGTCTATCAGCCGTTTGCACTTGGAACAATGGCACTTCTTGCATATAATGAGGCAAAAGTTGATACAAGAATGCGCAACTTAGCTGGATATACTCTTTTCACCTTAAGCACATTTTCACTCATAGTGGTATGTTCTGCTTTTTATGCTGTCATTTTTTCCGCTCACTCTTTCCATAATCTGTGTTTTCACTTCTGTCCAGCTGGATTTGGCGACGTCTGGTAAAGGTGGACTTGGAAATTACATTGCTGTATGTGCTATAGTAGGTACATTTGGAGTTGCAGATGCTCATGTTCAAGGTGGAATGGTTGGAGATTTATCTTTCATGTGCCCTGAGTTCATCCAAGTAAGTTGCAGTAACATTTTTTAACTTTCTTCTACTTTAATTGCTACATGAAATCCTGAATTAAGTTTGTATTGCGACTCTAATGAATTATGCAGTCATTTTTAGCTGGTCTTGCTGCATCTGGAGCTCTCACCTCTTGTTTAAGGCTACTGACCAAAGCAGCTTTTGAAAACAGTAGCAACGGTCTACGAAAAGGAGTTAGTACGTAATTCTGATCTCGTTGTTGGAAAGTTAAATAGAATAACACTATACTCGGTTTACTTTCAATCCCATGTAAATTGATGTATCATGATATACTGTGTTGAGTTTGCCCCTGTGAGAAACTTACGTAGAATTCATGATTTTGCAGTGTTGTTTCTTGCCATCTCCACATTCTTTGAATTTCTATGCATCCTTCTATATGCATTCATCTTCCCTAAGCTACCAATTGTGAAGCACTATCGCACAAAGGCAGCTGGAGAAGGATCAACAACTGTTGCAGCAGACTTAGCTGCTGCAGGCATCCAAACTCAACCAATCGAAAAGGTAAACAACTTTTTTTCCTCAAACTAAAAATTGTTCACTACTAAAAAACTGGCTAATTTCGTCCGGgaaaaccgaccgaaatcggtcggaaattgagaaataaacgATCGATTTCCGACCGCTGTCGGAAATTTCAATGCGTTAACTGATAgtcaaattaattaaatttttttaatttaattttcaaaataccAACCGAAATCGGTAggaattttaaatatataataattttagaaatcttcctgatatatatttttttgtatcgCATGTATACTCCCCAGCTCGAGATATCATAGCACCACAATATTATatcttattactatattactaattagtactagtatatattattattattattattttgttgaatTTTAATTCTAAATATAGAATATTAAATCTTAGTACTAAGCACTAACTACAACCCTTCCtatatttgcttttttttttagtcCACAACTGTTGGACTCTATGCATCAAAGCTCAACTTATAAGATGGAAAAGCTGGGACAAGAGTATTT
Proteins encoded in this window:
- the LOC107812818 gene encoding equilibrative nucleotide transporter 3-like, coding for MTTAISSRSPNPTRLEGKFMGMLVCWILGLGSLVAWNSLLSIGDYYYALYPNYHPSRVLTLVYQPFALGTMALLAYNEAKVDTRMRNLAGYTLFTLSTFSLIVLDLATSGKGGLGNYIAVCAIVGTFGVADAHVQGGMVGDLSFMCPEFIQSFLAGLAASGALTSCLRLLTKAAFENSSNGLRKGVMLFLAISTFFEFLCILLYAFIFPKLPIVKHYRTKAAGEGSTTVAADLAAAGIQTQPIEKAGDDAKQLQRLSTKQLFFQNIDYALDLYLIYVLTLSIFPGFLYENTGTHKLGSWYALVLIAMYNVWDLIARYIPLIEKIKLKSRKGLMIATLSRFLLIPCFYFTAKYGDQGWMIFLVSFLGLTNGYLTVCVMTVAPQGYKGPEQNALGNILVLFLLCGIFSGVSLDWLWIIGNGKF